From the genome of Aliarcobacter lanthieri:
ACAAAAATAAGAATTATGCATTTTTTTCAAAAATGATGGGAATTTTTAATATATATAATCTTATAGCTTCAATTAGTGCGGTACACATCTTAACTAATAGAAATTTAGAAGATATTTGTAAAATATTAAAAAACTTTGGAAGTGTTAGTGGAAGAGTTGAAGTTGTATCTTTAAAACCACTTGTGATTGTAGATTTTGCACATACTCCTGATGGAATGGAAGAAGTTTTAAAAAGTTTTCCTAATAAAGAGATAATTTGTGTATTTGGTGCTGGTGGAAATAGAGATAGTGCAAAACGACCACTTATGGGGCAAGTTGCACAAAAATACTCAAAATATATTATTGTAACTAGTGATAATCCACGATTTGAAGAACCAAAAGCTATAATTGAAGATATCTTGGCTGGAATAGATGATAAATCAAATGTTTTAGTGGAAGAAAATCGTGTTGAAGCTTTGAGTAAAGCTATTGAAATGACTAACTCTAACAGTGTTGTTTTAGTTCTTGGGAAAGGTGATGAATCAACACAAATTATTGGAGATAAAAAAAATCATTTTTCTGATAAAGAAGAAATATTAAAAATATTAAAAAATATATAAAATTTTTAATTTTATATATTTTATCTATACTTAATTCTCAATAATTAATTAAACAAATCTTAATTTTCTTTAGATATAATCTCAGTTCTAATTTTGTATTAGAACCTCACATGTGTCAATCCTTGTACGGGTTGTGCAAAAGCATTAAGGGACACAGAGGCTAAACCCTGTATAAAAAAAACAAAACAAATTAATTCAAGGAGAATTACTCATGGTTACTATGAAAGACCTATTAGAGTGTGGTGTACACTTCGGACACCAAACAAGAAGATGGAATCCAAAAATGAAAAAATTCATTTTCGGTGTTAGAAAAAATATCTATATTATAGATTTACAAAAAACATTAAGATATTTCAGATATACATACAATGTTGTTAGAGATAGAGCTGCTGAAGGTCAAACAATGATTTTTGTTGGTACTAAAAAACAAGCTAGTGAAACTATCAAAAAAGCTGCTGAAAGTTGTGGTATGCCTTATGTAAACCACAGATGGTTAGGTGGAATGCTAACAAACTTTGGAACAATCAAAAAATCAATTAGAAAATTAGAAATTATTAAAAAAATGAGAGAAGAGGGGCAATTAGCTCTTTTAACTAAAAAAGAAGCTTTAATGCTTACTAGAAAAGAAGAAAAATTAGAATTATATCTTGGTGGAATTAAAGAAATGAATAAATTACCAGATATGATGTTCGTTCTTGATGCTGTTAAAGAAAAAATTGCTATAGCTGAGGCTAGAAGATTAGGAATTACTGTTGTAGCTCCACTTGATACAAACTGCGATCCTGATGTTGTTGATTTACCAATTCCAGGTAATGATGATGCTATTAGATCTATTCATTTATTCTGCAATGAAATGGCAGCAGCTATGAATGAAGGTAAAGCAGCACTTGCTGATGCAAATGGTGAAGAATTTGTAGAACCAATTTCTCAAGAAGAAAAAGATGAACTTATAGCTGAAGCAGTTGCTGAAGGTGAAGAAGTGGCTTTTGAAGGTGAGGAAGCATAATGGCAGGAGCAACACCACAATTAATTAAAGAATTAAGAGAGCTTACTGGTGCAGGGATGATGGACTGCAAAAATGCTTTAAATGAGACTGGTGGAGATTTAGATAAAGCTGTTCAAGCTTTAAGAGAAGCTGGACTTGGAAAAGCTGCTAAAAAAGCTGGAAATGTTGCTGCTGAAGGTTTAGTTGCTATTGAAATAAATTCTGATAATACAAAAGCTGTTATTTTAGAGTTAAACTCTCAAACAGACTTTGTTGCTAAAAATGAAAATTTTATTAATTTAACAAAAGAGATTACATCTCATGCTTTAAATAATAATATTAATGATGCTGAAACTTTAAATTCTTCATCTATCAATGGACAAGATTTTCCAACATTCTTAGCAGAAAAAATTGCTACAATTGGTGAAAACTTAGTTGCTAGAAAATTAACTTCTTTAGAAGGAGAAGTTGTAAATGGATATGTTCACGTAACTGGAAGAACTGGAGTTATCTTATCTGCAAAATGTGCTGATGGTGTAAAAGATAAAGCTGCTGCATTATTAAGAAATATTGCAATGCATGCAAGTGCTATGAAACCAACAGTTATTTCATATAAAGATTTAGATCCTGAGTTCGTTGAAAGTGAAAATAAAGCTATTAGAGCTGAAATTGAAGCTGAAAATGATGAGTTAGTAAGATTAAAAAAACCATTGAAAAAAATTCCAGAATTTGTTTCTAAATCTCAATTAACAGATGAAGCTATTGCAGCAGCAAAAGCTAGATTTGAAGAAGAGTTAAGAGCAGCTGGAAAACCAGAAAAAATTTGGGCAAATATTATCCCTGGACAAATTGAAAGATTTATCACAGATAATACTCAATTAGATACAAGATATGCACTTTTATCTCAAGCTTATGTAATGAATGATAAACAAACAGTTGAACAAGCAATTGCAGAAGTTGATTCTTCTATAGAGATTACTGGTTATGTAAGATTTGAACTTGGTGAAGGAATCGAGAAAAAAGAAGAAGATTTCGCAGCTGAAGTTGCAAAACAAATGGGAAAATAACATAGTTCTTTTGACTATGAAAATATAAAAAGGGTATGCAATGAGTGAAAATTTCAAAAAGGATACACTCCTTGCATCAACTTTGCTTGAAGCTAAAAATATATCACATAATTTTGATTATGAGCTTTTCAAAAATATAAATTTAAACTTACAAAAAAAAGAATCTATTGCAATTATTGGGACAAGTGGAAGTGGAAAATCAACACTTTTAAATATCCTATCTTCACTTTTAAAGCCAACTGCTGGAAATGTTGTTTTTCAAAGTAAAGATATTTATAAATTAAAACAAAATGATTTACTAAAAATAAGAAGAGATGAGTTTGGAATTATCTTTCAAGCACACTATTTATTTAGAGGATTTAGTGCAGCTGAAAATCTTGAGATAGCAACACTTTTAAGTAAAAATAGTTTAGATATGGATTTATTAAAAAATTTAAAGATTGAACATACAATAAATCAAGGTGTTGGAGAACTAAGTGGTGGACAACAACAAAGATTATCAATTGCTAGAGTTTTAATGAAAAAACCAAAGATTATATTTGCAGATGAGCCAACGGGAAATCTAGATAAAGATACAGCAAATATTGTAATAAACTCTTTATTTGAATATATAAAAAATTATGATGCAGGGCTTATTTTGGTTACACATGAACATGAACTAGCTTTTAGATGTGATAGAGTATTTAAACTTGAAGAGTTAAGTTTGAGGGAGATTATAAAGTGAAATTACTTTTGATTTGTAATACAGCTATAATAGAGCATATTTTTGCACTTGTATGTAAAAGATTGAAAATTGAACTTACTATTCAAAATACAAATAGTGTTTCATCAAAATATGATTTGATAATCATTGATCAACCTTTTTTAGATAGTAAATTTATAAAAATAAAAAGATTTGCACAAAAAATTGGTGCAATAAGTGCAGAAGAATTATCTTTTGATAAGCCAAGAGATTTTTTGATCCCACGTCCATTTCTTCCAACAAAACTTGAAAGTTTATTAAAAGAACAAATAGAAATAATAAAAGAAGAACAAAAGGATGGTATAAATTTATCACATTTTATCCATGAAGATGAAGAAGATATCGTAAATCCAATTGTAGATTTTATTAATGAAGATTTGGATGATAATATAGAATTTGATTTTGAAGAAGATTCTATAGAAGAAGATGATGAAAGTATAGTAAGTTTGAGTGCACTACAAAGAGGTGGAGTTTTAGATAATAGTGAATTATCTAAAATAAATACTATTTTAAAAGATGAAAATACAAATGGTATAAAAGAAGAAGATTGGAAAGATATTTCACAAATAATTGATGAAGCATTAGATGAAGTTAAAGAGTATGAGTTTGAGTTAAATGAAGATAAACAATATCATTTAGTTTTAAGTAAATTTAAAATAGATGATATAAAACCACTTTTAACAAAATTAAATCAAGATTTAATAGATAAATTAAGCCATGGCGAAACTGTTGATATAAAAATATCTTTAAAGGAGTAAAAATGATAAATGAAGTTAAAGGTGCGATTTTAATAATTTCAGGACCAAGTGGTTGTGGAAAATCAACACTTCTTAGAGAAATTTATAAAAATATACCAAATTATTTTTTCTCTATTTCAACAACAACAAGACAAAGAAGAGAAGAAGTTGAAGAAGATGGAATTGATTACTTTTTTGTAAGTAAAGAAGAATTTGAAAGAGATATCGAAGCAGGAAATTTCTTAGAATGGGCAGAAGTACATGGCAACTACTATGGAACTAAGTTAAAACCAATAGTTGAAGCTTTAAATGAAGGTAAATTAGTAATATTTGATATTGATGTGCAAGGGCATAAAATACTAAGAGAAAAATTAAACTCTTTAATAACTTCTGTTTTTATTACAACACCAACTTTAAAAATACTTGAGCAAAGATTAATAAGTAGAGATACGGATTCTGTAGAAATGATTGAAAAGAGATTAAGAACTGCTAAAATAGAAATAGAATCATTTACAGATTATGATTACTTAATAGTAAATGAAAACTTTCATAAAGCTACAAAAGATATATTATCTATTGCAAGTATTGCAAGAGCTAAAGCAAAGCTTTTTGAAAAAGAAGAAATAGTAGCAAATTGGC
Proteins encoded in this window:
- a CDS encoding ABC transporter ATP-binding protein is translated as MSENFKKDTLLASTLLEAKNISHNFDYELFKNINLNLQKKESIAIIGTSGSGKSTLLNILSSLLKPTAGNVVFQSKDIYKLKQNDLLKIRRDEFGIIFQAHYLFRGFSAAENLEIATLLSKNSLDMDLLKNLKIEHTINQGVGELSGGQQQRLSIARVLMKKPKIIFADEPTGNLDKDTANIVINSLFEYIKNYDAGLILVTHEHELAFRCDRVFKLEELSLREIIK
- the gmk gene encoding guanylate kinase — encoded protein: MINEVKGAILIISGPSGCGKSTLLREIYKNIPNYFFSISTTTRQRREEVEEDGIDYFFVSKEEFERDIEAGNFLEWAEVHGNYYGTKLKPIVEALNEGKLVIFDIDVQGHKILREKLNSLITSVFITTPTLKILEQRLISRDTDSVEMIEKRLRTAKIEIESFTDYDYLIVNENFHKATKDILSIASIARAKAKLFEKEEIVANWLN
- the rpsB gene encoding 30S ribosomal protein S2; this encodes MVTMKDLLECGVHFGHQTRRWNPKMKKFIFGVRKNIYIIDLQKTLRYFRYTYNVVRDRAAEGQTMIFVGTKKQASETIKKAAESCGMPYVNHRWLGGMLTNFGTIKKSIRKLEIIKKMREEGQLALLTKKEALMLTRKEEKLELYLGGIKEMNKLPDMMFVLDAVKEKIAIAEARRLGITVVAPLDTNCDPDVVDLPIPGNDDAIRSIHLFCNEMAAAMNEGKAALADANGEEFVEPISQEEKDELIAEAVAEGEEVAFEGEEA
- the tsf gene encoding translation elongation factor Ts → MAGATPQLIKELRELTGAGMMDCKNALNETGGDLDKAVQALREAGLGKAAKKAGNVAAEGLVAIEINSDNTKAVILELNSQTDFVAKNENFINLTKEITSHALNNNINDAETLNSSSINGQDFPTFLAEKIATIGENLVARKLTSLEGEVVNGYVHVTGRTGVILSAKCADGVKDKAAALLRNIAMHASAMKPTVISYKDLDPEFVESENKAIRAEIEAENDELVRLKKPLKKIPEFVSKSQLTDEAIAAAKARFEEELRAAGKPEKIWANIIPGQIERFITDNTQLDTRYALLSQAYVMNDKQTVEQAIAEVDSSIEITGYVRFELGEGIEKKEEDFAAEVAKQMGK